The Triticum dicoccoides isolate Atlit2015 ecotype Zavitan chromosome 6A, WEW_v2.0, whole genome shotgun sequence genome has a window encoding:
- the LOC119318458 gene encoding cytochrome P450 716B1-like, producing the protein MDYLAIVVALVVAIAIHLLSRAKKRRPANLPPGSLGLPVIGQSLGLLRAMRGADGGNRWVQDRIDRYGPVSKLSLFGTPTVLLAGPAANKFLFFSSALSTRQPRSVQRILGENSILDLHGADHRRVRGALLEFLRPDMLKMYVGGIDAEVRRHVEENWAGRGTVTVLPLMKRLTFDIISALLFGLERGAVRDALAGDFAHMMEGMWAIPVNLPFTAFSRSLKASGRARRVLAGITQEKKASRCQPEHGNKAPRSSDLITCLLGLTDGHGERLLSDEEIVDNAMVALIAGHDTSSILMTFMVRHLANDDATLAAMVQEHEEIAMNKGDGDALTWEDLTKMKFTWRVAQEILRTVPPIFGNFRRALEDVEFDGYLIPKGWQVFWTANVTHMDASIFHEPAKFDPSRFENQAASAAPPCSFVAFGGGPRICPGIEFSRIETLVTMHHLVRRFRWKLCCKENTFVRDPMPSPLRGLPIQIERRTSPPP; encoded by the exons ATGGATTATCTGGCCATAGTCGTGGCACTCGTTGTCGCCATTGCCATCCACCTCCTCAGCAGGGCCAAGAAAAGACGGCCGGCCAACCTGCCTCCGGGCTCCCTCGGCCTGCCGGTGATCGGGCAGAGCCTCGGCCTCCTCCGGGCCATGCGCGGCGCCGACGGCGGCAACCGGTGGGTACAGGACCGGATCGACAGGTACGGGCCCGTGTCGAAGCTATCGCTGTTCGGCACGCCGACGGTGCTCCTGGCCGGACCGGCGGCCAACAAGTTTTTGTTCTTCAGCAGCGCGCTTTCAACGCGGCAGCCCCGGTCCGTGCAGCGGATACTCGGAGAGAACAGCATCCTGGACCTCCACGGTGCCGACCACCGGCGCGTCCGCGGTGCTCTGCTCGAGTTCCTCAGGCCGGACATGCTCAAGATGTACGTGGGCGGGATCGACGCCGAGGTGCGGCGCCACGTCGAGGAGAACTGGGCCGGCCGCGGgacggtgacggtgctgccgctgATGAAGCGGCTGACGTTCGACATCATCTCCGCTCTGCTCTTCGGCCTGGAGAGGGGCGCCGTTCGGGACGCGCTGGCCGGCGACTTCGCGCACATGATGGAGGGCATGTGGGCGATCCCGGTGAACCTGCCGTTCACGGCGTTCAGCCGGAGCCTCAAGGCCAGCGGCAGGGCCCGCCGGGTGCTCGCGGGGATCACGCAGGAGAAGAAGGCCAGCCGGTGCCAGCCGGAGCACGGCAACAAGGCGCCGCGGAGCAGCGACCTCATAACCTGCCTGCTCGGCCTGACGGACGGCCATGGCGAGCGGCTGCTGAGCGACGAGGAGATCGTGGACAACGCCATGGTCGCCCTCATTGCCGGCCACGACACGTCGTCCATCCTGATGACGTTCATGGTCCGCCATCTCGCCAACGATGACGCCACCCTCGCCGCCATGGTCCAAG agcatgaagagatcGCCATGAACAAAGGCGACGGAGATGCTCTCACCTGGGAGGATCTGACGAAGATGAAGTTCACATGGCGAGTCGCGCAGGAGATCCTTCGCACCGTCCCTCCGATCTTCGGCAACTTCAGAAGAGCGCTGGAGGACGTCGAGTTCGACGGCTACCTCATCCCAAAAGGATGGCAG GTGTTCTGGACGGCGAACGTGACGCACATGGACGCGAGCATCTTCCACGAGCCGGCCAAGTTCGACCCGTCCCGGTTCGAGAACCAGGCCGCGTCGgcggcgccgccgtgctccttcgtCGCCTTCGGGGGCGGCCCCAGGATATGCCCCGGGATAGAGTTCTCCCGGATCGAGACGCTGGTGACCATGCACCACCTCGTGAGGCGGTTCAGATGGAAGCTCTGCTGCAAGGAGAACACCTTCGTGAGGGACCCCATGCCGTCGCCGCTGCGTGGCCTGCCCATCCAAATCGAGCGTAGGACCTCCCCTCCGCCGTGA